In one window of Gemmatimonadota bacterium DNA:
- a CDS encoding UvrB/UvrC motif-containing protein yields MRCDQCHERDAVVHLTQIAQEQVVTLHLCERCAAEKGVESTASLAKTPVGTFLASMGKELEAQVALPGITPTGACPTCGATLADFRESGRLGCADCYRTFEGPLRDLLRRLHGSSRHLGERYAVRGGEPTPAEPPAAQLRQQLQLAIDTENFELAAELRDRLRSQGGEA; encoded by the coding sequence ATGCGCTGCGACCAATGCCACGAACGGGATGCGGTGGTGCATCTCACCCAGATCGCGCAGGAGCAGGTGGTCACGCTCCACCTCTGTGAGCGGTGCGCGGCGGAGAAGGGGGTGGAGAGCACCGCCAGCCTGGCCAAGACGCCGGTCGGGACCTTCCTCGCGTCGATGGGCAAGGAACTCGAGGCCCAGGTGGCGCTGCCGGGCATCACCCCGACCGGGGCCTGCCCGACCTGCGGTGCAACGCTGGCCGACTTCCGCGAATCTGGACGGCTGGGGTGCGCAGACTGCTATCGCACCTTCGAGGGCCCCCTCCGGGACCTGCTGCGCCGCCTGCACGGCTCCAGCCGCCACCTGGGAGAGCGTTACGCGGTCCGGGGCGGGGAGCCGACGCCCGCGGAGCCTCCTGCGGCCCAGCTGCGGCAACAGCTGCAGCTGGCCATCGACACCGAGAACTTCGAGCTGGCCGCCGAGCTGCGCGACCGGCTGCGCAGCCAGGGGGGCGAGGCGTGA
- a CDS encoding ABC transporter ATP-binding protein, with translation MTAVLSARGVRRVYTGGDGRPLEILSGVDLDVAPGEFIAIVGASGAGKSTLLQLLGALDRPTAGSIVLDGVDVASAEDATLERLRNRRIGFVFQFHHLLRDFTAVENVMLPQRIAGATEAAARARAEALLASVGLAERLLHRPQMLSGGEQQRVAVARALANDPRVVLADEPSGNLDLAQAERLHELLATLARDFETALVVVTHNRQLAARADRVLAVEEGRLVPVDRVEVER, from the coding sequence ATGACCGCCGTCCTCTCCGCCCGCGGGGTGCGCCGGGTTTACACCGGCGGCGACGGCCGCCCGCTCGAGATCCTGAGCGGGGTGGACCTCGACGTCGCGCCGGGCGAGTTCATCGCCATCGTGGGCGCCAGCGGCGCGGGGAAGAGCACCCTGCTGCAGCTGCTGGGCGCCCTTGACCGGCCCACGGCGGGGAGCATCGTGCTCGACGGCGTGGATGTCGCCTCCGCCGAGGACGCCACCCTCGAGCGGCTCCGCAACCGGCGGATCGGGTTCGTGTTCCAGTTCCACCACCTGCTGCGCGACTTCACCGCGGTGGAGAACGTCATGCTGCCGCAGCGCATTGCCGGCGCGACCGAGGCGGCGGCGCGGGCCCGGGCGGAGGCGCTGCTCGCGTCGGTGGGGCTGGCGGAGCGCCTGCTGCACCGGCCCCAGATGCTCTCGGGCGGGGAACAGCAGCGGGTGGCGGTGGCGCGCGCCCTCGCCAACGACCCGCGGGTCGTGCTGGCGGACGAGCCCTCCGGCAACCTCGACCTGGCCCAGGCGGAGCGGCTGCATGAGCTGCTGGCCACGCTCGCCCGGGATTTCGAGACCGCGCTGGTGGTGGTGACCCACAACCGGCAGCTGGCCGCCCGGGCTGACCGGGTGCTCGCGGTGGAAGAGGGACGTCTGGTGCCGGTGGACCGGGTGGAGGTGGAGCGGTAA
- a CDS encoding ABC transporter permease translates to MAGARGVRLRELFRWPSPLERDIARRYLRSRRSSGRVSLITAIATGGVAVGVCALIVVLGVMNGLRNDLRERILVANPHLRVLTYGNGLRMDDWRHVVDVVRAEPGVLAAAPEVLTQSVLSAGADYAEGVNVLGMEGDTGSQAVTTLPQAITRGDLTFRATRPEVDGGIVLGSRLAERMTVYPGDVVTLVPAKPPEVNRALGIGVPRYWKFEVTGTFETGMFLYDNQFVLIARETAQRFTGLGDAVSGVQLRLADPWQAPAIGRRLEEKLGYPYRALDWQTQNSTLFSALKLEKLAMGLVIFFIMVVAGFNIVGTLTMVVAEKTREIGILRAMGLPAGAVGRIFLAQGAIVGLVGVGLGLVSGLGIALLVDRGNLIRIDPSVYFVDHIPVHVEALDVVLIVVASLVLAIVATVPPSRGAARLEPVEAIRHE, encoded by the coding sequence ATGGCCGGCGCCCGCGGGGTCCGGCTGCGCGAGCTGTTCCGGTGGCCCTCGCCGCTGGAGCGGGACATCGCCCGGCGCTACCTGCGCAGTCGGCGGTCCTCGGGGCGGGTCTCGCTGATCACGGCCATCGCCACGGGCGGCGTGGCCGTCGGGGTCTGCGCGCTGATCGTGGTGCTCGGGGTGATGAACGGGCTGCGCAACGACCTGCGGGAGCGGATCCTGGTAGCCAACCCCCACCTGCGGGTGCTCACCTACGGGAACGGGCTCAGGATGGACGATTGGCGCCATGTCGTGGACGTGGTCCGCGCCGAGCCCGGGGTCCTCGCCGCCGCGCCGGAGGTCCTCACCCAATCGGTCCTCAGCGCGGGCGCCGATTACGCCGAGGGGGTGAACGTCCTCGGGATGGAGGGGGACACCGGCAGCCAGGCGGTGACCACCCTGCCGCAGGCCATCACCCGGGGCGACCTGACCTTCCGGGCCACCCGGCCCGAGGTGGATGGCGGCATCGTGCTGGGCAGCCGGCTGGCCGAGCGGATGACCGTCTATCCCGGCGACGTGGTCACCCTGGTGCCCGCCAAGCCGCCGGAGGTGAATCGTGCGCTCGGCATCGGGGTACCACGCTACTGGAAGTTCGAGGTCACGGGCACCTTCGAGACCGGGATGTTCCTCTACGACAACCAGTTCGTGCTGATCGCCCGGGAAACGGCCCAGCGCTTCACCGGCCTCGGCGACGCGGTGAGCGGCGTGCAGCTCCGGCTCGCGGACCCCTGGCAGGCGCCGGCCATCGGACGCCGGCTCGAGGAGAAGCTCGGCTACCCCTACCGGGCGCTCGACTGGCAGACCCAGAACTCGACCCTCTTCAGCGCGCTCAAGCTGGAAAAGCTCGCGATGGGGCTGGTGATCTTCTTCATTATGGTGGTCGCGGGCTTCAATATCGTGGGCACCCTGACGATGGTGGTGGCGGAGAAGACGCGCGAGATCGGGATCCTGCGGGCCATGGGCCTGCCGGCCGGCGCGGTGGGGCGCATCTTCCTGGCCCAGGGGGCGATCGTGGGGCTGGTGGGCGTCGGACTCGGGCTGGTGAGCGGCCTGGGCATCGCGCTGCTGGTGGACCGCGGCAACCTCATCCGGATCGACCCCTCGGTCTACTTCGTGGACCACATCCCGGTGCACGTGGAAGCCCTCGACGTGGTGCTGATCGTGGTGGCGAGCCTGGTGCTGGCGATCGTGGCCACCGTGCCGCCCAGCCGCGGCGCCGCGCGCCTCGAGCCGGTGGAAGCGATCCGGCACGAATGA
- the lysS gene encoding lysine--tRNA ligase, whose amino-acid sequence MTDDLSQPERHRREKRAALEALGVRPFAYRFARSHATRAALALYDDAMGEDGPEVTIAGRIQAWRPKGKVVFGHVEDESGRLQVYLRGDELGPDAWAMVQLLDLDDHVGVRGRLMKTRSGEVTVRAASVALLSKSLKPLPRPKVEVLEDGTARTHGGVADPEVRYRQRYADLAVHPEVREVFRLRSRIISRVRAFLDARGFLEVETPILQPLYGGAAARPFITHHNALDMPLYLRIADELYLKRLLVGGLERVYEIGHDFRNEGMDRTHNPEFTMLELYQAYADYGDMMDLAEGLLRELVGEVSGGGTSLVRDGVPLEFGPPFRRVGFVDGIRAHSGVDVLTATEEVMRARLVAAGRPRDEVNVFTGGKLLDEMFAAFLEPQLTQPTFVIDYPKPLSPLAKAHRSLPGLTERFELFIQCREIANAFSELNDPDDQRTRFEDQVRQRAAGNDEAQPYDADYVRALEYGMPPTGGMGIGIDRVVMLLTGQPSIRDVILFPAMRPED is encoded by the coding sequence GTGACCGACGACCTGAGCCAGCCGGAGCGGCACCGGCGCGAGAAGCGCGCCGCCCTCGAGGCCCTCGGGGTGCGGCCGTTCGCCTACCGCTTTGCCCGAAGCCACGCCACCCGCGCGGCGCTGGCGCTCTACGATGACGCCATGGGCGAGGACGGCCCCGAGGTGACGATTGCCGGGCGCATCCAGGCCTGGCGGCCCAAGGGCAAGGTGGTCTTCGGGCACGTGGAGGATGAGTCGGGGCGCCTGCAGGTGTACCTCCGGGGCGACGAGCTCGGTCCCGACGCCTGGGCGATGGTCCAGCTGCTCGATCTCGACGACCACGTCGGGGTGCGCGGCCGCCTGATGAAGACCCGCTCGGGCGAGGTCACCGTGCGCGCGGCGTCGGTGGCACTGCTCAGCAAGTCGCTCAAGCCGCTGCCGCGCCCGAAGGTCGAGGTGCTGGAGGACGGCACCGCGCGCACCCACGGGGGCGTGGCCGACCCGGAGGTCCGCTACCGGCAGCGCTACGCGGACCTCGCGGTGCACCCCGAAGTGCGCGAGGTCTTCCGGCTCCGCTCCCGGATCATCTCCCGGGTGCGCGCCTTCCTCGACGCCCGCGGCTTCCTCGAGGTCGAGACCCCGATCCTGCAGCCGCTCTACGGCGGCGCCGCGGCGCGCCCGTTCATCACGCACCACAACGCGCTCGACATGCCGCTCTACCTCCGCATCGCGGACGAGCTCTACCTCAAGCGGCTGCTGGTGGGAGGGCTCGAGCGGGTGTACGAGATCGGGCACGACTTCCGGAACGAAGGGATGGACCGGACCCACAACCCCGAATTCACCATGCTGGAGCTCTACCAGGCCTACGCCGACTACGGCGACATGATGGACTTGGCCGAGGGGCTGCTCCGGGAGCTGGTGGGGGAGGTGAGCGGGGGCGGCACGAGCCTCGTGCGCGACGGGGTCCCCCTCGAGTTCGGCCCGCCGTTCCGCCGGGTGGGTTTCGTGGATGGCATCCGGGCGCACAGCGGCGTGGACGTGCTGACCGCGACGGAGGAGGTCATGCGGGCGCGCCTGGTCGCGGCCGGCCGCCCGCGCGACGAGGTCAACGTCTTCACCGGGGGCAAGCTGCTCGACGAGATGTTTGCCGCCTTTCTCGAGCCGCAGCTCACCCAGCCCACCTTCGTGATCGACTACCCGAAGCCGCTCTCACCGCTGGCCAAGGCGCACCGCTCCCTGCCCGGCCTGACGGAGCGGTTCGAGCTGTTCATCCAGTGCCGGGAGATCGCGAACGCGTTCAGCGAGCTCAACGACCCCGACGACCAGCGCACCCGGTTCGAGGACCAGGTGCGGCAGCGTGCCGCGGGCAACGATGAGGCGCAACCGTACGACGCGGACTACGTCCGCGCGCTCGAGTACGGCATGCCGCCGACCGGCGGGATGGGCATCGGCATCGACCGGGTGGTGATGCTGCTGACCGGCCAGCCCTCGATCCGCGACGTGATCCTGTTCCCCGCCATGCGGCCGGAAGACTGA
- the prfB gene encoding peptide chain release factor 2 (programmed frameshift): MRDLIERLDNLDQRTSQIRGFLDLPAKEKRLLELEARQADPAFWSRGDEARQVVQEVKGLKAWLLPEADIGRRLGDARAMVELLEAEPDPDLSAELATEVERLERSVENFELQAMLQGPDDAGNAILTIHPGAGGTESQDWAEMLLRMYVRWAERHDFEVTILDRVDGEEAGIKSASIEIKGQYAYGFIKAEKGVHRLVRISPFDSQARRHTSFASVFVYPDIDDTIEVDLREEDIKMDVYRASGAGGQHVNKTSSAVRLTHIPTGLVVACQQERSQGKNKATAMKMLRAAIYQKKLEEQEVERAKLEATKTDNSWGNQIRSYVFQPYTMVNDHRTELKVGDVQRVMDGDLDAFIEAFLKQFGGKAA; encoded by the exons ATGCGCGACCTCATCGAACGGCTCGACAATCTCGACCAGCGGACCTCCCAGATCCGAGGGTTTCTT GACCTGCCCGCCAAGGAAAAGCGGTTGCTCGAACTGGAGGCCCGCCAGGCGGACCCGGCGTTCTGGTCGCGCGGGGACGAGGCCCGGCAGGTGGTGCAGGAGGTCAAGGGGCTGAAGGCGTGGCTCCTGCCGGAGGCTGACATCGGCCGGCGGCTGGGTGATGCCCGCGCGATGGTGGAGCTGCTCGAGGCCGAGCCCGATCCCGACCTCTCGGCAGAGCTCGCCACCGAGGTGGAGCGGCTGGAGCGCTCGGTCGAGAACTTCGAGCTGCAGGCCATGCTGCAGGGCCCCGACGACGCCGGCAACGCCATCCTGACGATCCATCCCGGGGCGGGCGGCACCGAGTCCCAGGACTGGGCGGAGATGCTGCTGCGCATGTACGTGCGCTGGGCCGAGCGGCACGACTTCGAGGTCACCATCCTCGACCGGGTCGACGGCGAGGAGGCGGGGATCAAGTCGGCCTCGATCGAGATCAAGGGGCAGTACGCCTACGGGTTCATCAAGGCGGAGAAGGGGGTCCACCGGCTGGTGCGGATCTCGCCCTTCGACTCGCAGGCCCGGCGGCACACGTCGTTCGCGTCGGTCTTCGTCTACCCCGACATCGACGACACCATCGAGGTGGACCTCCGCGAGGAGGACATCAAGATGGACGTGTACCGCGCTTCCGGGGCGGGGGGCCAGCACGTGAACAAGACCAGCTCGGCGGTGCGCCTGACGCACATCCCGACCGGCCTGGTCGTGGCCTGCCAGCAGGAGCGGAGCCAGGGCAAGAACAAGGCGACGGCCATGAAGATGCTCCGCGCCGCGATCTACCAGAAGAAGCTCGAGGAGCAGGAGGTCGAGCGGGCCAAGCTCGAGGCCACCAAGACCGACAACTCCTGGGGCAACCAGATCCGCTCCTACGTGTTCCAGCCCTACACCATGGTCAACGACCACCGCACCGAGCTCAAGGTGGGCGACGTGCAGCGGGTGATGGACGGCGACCTCGATGCCTTCATCGAGGCGTTCCTGAAGCAGTTCGGGGGCAAGGCGGCGTGA
- a CDS encoding diguanylate cyclase: protein MPELVRHWAESRDFPLLVLPDPADVHAIILRGFPCFLFVDADRAGAGGATLVRTLKSDAFTAIVPVVMLSARHDPAQVEGWFAAGSDEVVTSFFSPAEQRARIDAILTRTERDVSVHPSTRLPGTTEIEREIRRQLEGGGEFAVCYADLDHFKEFNDRYSYYDGDRVIYLLSRLLHDVVKGMLGTRGFVGHIGGDDFIFVVPLNEVNPICTEILSVFDTLVPLQYNDQDRRAGYFFGKDRRGQLHRVPLMTLSIGIVTNRSRKFTHPAQVSELATEMKSYAKTLPGSVFVVDRRQQSDSDDPGDRRPGAAR, encoded by the coding sequence GTGCCCGAGCTGGTTCGGCACTGGGCGGAGAGTCGTGACTTTCCGCTGCTCGTGCTCCCCGACCCGGCCGATGTGCACGCGATCATCCTGCGCGGGTTCCCGTGCTTCCTGTTCGTGGATGCCGATCGCGCCGGTGCCGGTGGGGCCACGCTGGTCCGGACGCTCAAGAGCGACGCCTTCACCGCGATCGTCCCGGTGGTGATGCTGTCCGCCCGGCACGACCCGGCCCAGGTCGAGGGGTGGTTCGCCGCCGGGAGCGACGAGGTGGTGACCAGCTTCTTCTCGCCGGCGGAGCAGCGGGCCCGGATCGATGCCATCCTGACCCGCACGGAGCGGGACGTCAGCGTGCACCCGTCCACGCGCCTCCCGGGGACCACCGAGATCGAACGTGAGATCCGGCGGCAGCTCGAGGGAGGCGGGGAGTTCGCGGTCTGCTACGCGGACCTGGACCACTTCAAGGAATTCAACGACCGGTACAGCTACTACGACGGCGACCGGGTGATCTACCTGCTGTCCCGCCTGCTGCACGACGTGGTCAAGGGGATGCTGGGCACGCGGGGCTTCGTGGGACACATCGGGGGCGACGACTTCATCTTCGTGGTGCCGCTCAACGAGGTGAACCCGATCTGCACCGAGATCCTGTCGGTATTCGACACCCTGGTCCCGCTGCAGTACAACGACCAGGACCGGCGGGCGGGGTACTTCTTCGGGAAGGACCGGCGGGGCCAGCTGCACCGGGTGCCGCTGATGACGCTGTCGATCGGAATCGTGACCAACCGGAGCCGCAAGTTCACCCATCCGGCCCAGGTGAGCGAGCTGGCGACCGAAATGAAGAGCTACGCGAAGACGCTGCCAGGCTCAGTATTCGTGGTGGATCGGCGTCAGCAGTCGGACTCGGACGACCCCGGTGACCGGCGTCCGGGCGCAGCCCGCTAG
- the cax gene encoding calcium/proton exchanger codes for MSDFLAAARTEAARLQHDYVGTEHLLLALVQGAEPALLTVLGTFAATPDQLRERIEKRCPQGKGTPADPEAISLRSGARRALEQARGAAGGGEPTAQQLLGALLTDGRGVVAASLGDLGVPVAKVREALGFEAPAAAPVAETAAPASRPEKAPKRQEKQERAEKAERTEKPERPPRPEKAPKAERPPRPERAEGRAERAETPRRGERREESGPVREEPRLSRNEGPPRIAPVHEPFLTWRKLPLLAVPASLYLGFAGGFPPLLVFGMACVAVLPLAGYMGEATEHLAARTGPALGGLLNATFGNAAELIIAIVALQAGKIELVKASITGSILGNLLLILGLSLIAGGLGKSIIRFNRTTAGMSAGMMALAVTGLIFPTLFHSTHQGDAAILTELHLSEAVAVVLALTYAFSLLFSLKTHKRILSGDPHPTSGPLWSVPAAIGVLALATVGVAVESEILVHAVEGVTAGTTWLSETFLGLIIIPIIGNAAEHATAIVVARKGKIDLALQIAMGSSAQVALLVAPVLVFAGAVFGPTVGGEYMNLVFSPLEVVAMGLSTLLAAIVTLDGESHWFEGVQLLALYAMVAIAVFFL; via the coding sequence TTGAGCGACTTTCTTGCCGCGGCCCGTACCGAGGCCGCCCGGCTGCAACACGACTACGTCGGCACCGAGCACCTCCTCCTCGCCCTGGTCCAGGGGGCGGAACCGGCCCTGCTGACCGTCCTCGGCACCTTTGCCGCCACCCCGGACCAGCTTCGGGAACGGATCGAGAAGCGCTGTCCCCAGGGCAAGGGCACGCCCGCGGACCCGGAGGCCATCAGCCTCCGCTCCGGCGCACGGCGCGCCCTCGAGCAGGCGCGGGGTGCCGCCGGAGGCGGCGAACCCACCGCGCAGCAGCTGCTCGGGGCGCTCCTGACCGATGGCCGCGGGGTGGTGGCCGCGAGCCTTGGGGACCTGGGCGTGCCCGTGGCCAAGGTGCGGGAGGCACTGGGCTTCGAGGCGCCCGCGGCCGCGCCGGTTGCCGAGACCGCCGCTCCGGCGTCCCGTCCGGAGAAGGCCCCCAAGCGGCAGGAGAAGCAGGAACGGGCGGAGAAGGCCGAACGGACCGAGAAGCCGGAACGTCCGCCCCGCCCGGAGAAGGCACCGAAGGCCGAGCGGCCACCGCGTCCGGAGCGCGCCGAGGGCAGGGCGGAGCGGGCGGAGACACCGCGGCGTGGGGAGCGCCGGGAGGAGTCCGGCCCGGTCCGCGAGGAGCCGCGCCTCAGCCGCAACGAGGGCCCCCCGCGGATCGCCCCGGTGCACGAACCCTTCCTGACCTGGCGGAAGCTGCCGTTGCTGGCCGTCCCGGCCAGTCTCTACCTGGGGTTTGCCGGGGGGTTCCCTCCGCTGCTCGTCTTCGGGATGGCCTGCGTGGCCGTCCTCCCCCTCGCCGGTTACATGGGCGAGGCCACGGAACACCTGGCCGCCCGGACCGGGCCGGCACTGGGCGGCCTGCTCAACGCCACCTTCGGCAACGCAGCCGAGCTCATCATTGCCATCGTGGCGCTGCAGGCCGGCAAGATCGAGCTGGTCAAGGCCTCGATCACGGGCAGCATCCTTGGCAACCTGCTGCTGATCCTCGGCCTTTCCCTCATTGCGGGCGGGCTCGGCAAGTCGATCATCCGTTTCAATCGCACCACCGCGGGGATGAGCGCCGGCATGATGGCGCTCGCCGTCACGGGGCTGATCTTCCCGACCCTCTTCCACAGCACGCACCAGGGCGACGCGGCGATCCTCACCGAACTGCACCTGTCCGAGGCCGTGGCCGTGGTGCTGGCGCTGACCTACGCCTTCTCGCTGCTGTTCTCCCTCAAGACCCACAAACGCATCCTGAGCGGCGACCCCCACCCGACCTCCGGGCCGCTGTGGAGCGTGCCGGCGGCGATCGGGGTGCTGGCACTCGCCACCGTCGGCGTGGCGGTCGAGTCAGAGATCCTGGTGCACGCGGTCGAGGGCGTGACCGCCGGCACGACCTGGCTCTCCGAGACCTTCCTTGGCCTGATCATCATCCCGATCATCGGCAATGCCGCGGAGCACGCGACCGCGATCGTCGTGGCCCGAAAGGGCAAGATCGACCTCGCCCTGCAGATCGCCATGGGATCGAGCGCCCAGGTGGCGCTGCTGGTGGCGCCAGTGCTGGTCTTCGCCGGGGCGGTCTTCGGGCCGACCGTGGGCGGCGAGTACATGAACCTGGTGTTCAGCCCCCTCGAGGTGGTGGCGATGGGTCTGTCCACCCTGCTGGCGGCCATCGTGACCCTCGACGGGGAGTCGCACTGGTTCGAGGGGGTCCAGCTGCTGGCCCTGTACGCGATGGTCGCGATTGCCGTCTTCTTCCTCTAG
- a CDS encoding Trm112 family protein → MTLAPELLEILVCPKCKGDLEYRATAPEALLCHACRLVYAVEDGIPIMLIDEAKPL, encoded by the coding sequence ATGACGCTCGCGCCCGAATTGCTCGAGATCCTGGTCTGCCCCAAGTGCAAGGGCGACCTCGAGTACCGCGCCACCGCCCCCGAGGCGCTCCTCTGCCACGCCTGCCGCCTCGTCTACGCGGTCGAGGACGGCATCCCCATCATGCTGATCGACGAGGCGAAGCCGCTTTGA
- the era gene encoding GTPase Era, translating into MPRTGHVALAGRPNAGKSSLLNRLVGAHLAIVSPKAQSTRLPVVGLHSTPDSQLILHDLPGLLDPEYALHERMRWLAQEELGRVDLILHLHPAPDGPAPPFWPLTGLPSPGATPVLTVYTKGDLAPGAAPAGAIVVSAETGEGIPELVAAVTPYLPEGPFAYPADDLGTQPLRFFATEFLREAAFQLLEDEVPYAVAAQVEEFREHTKPVYIRVSLLVERESQKGIVIGAGGRTLKAIGQHARARLEDLLGEQVYLDCWVKVARDWRRKAHLLTELGFPEPRG; encoded by the coding sequence ATGCCCAGAACCGGTCACGTCGCCCTCGCCGGACGCCCCAATGCCGGCAAGTCCTCCCTCCTCAACCGCCTCGTCGGCGCCCACCTGGCCATCGTCAGCCCCAAGGCCCAGTCCACCCGACTGCCCGTGGTGGGCCTCCACAGCACCCCCGACAGCCAGCTGATCCTCCACGACCTCCCCGGCCTGCTCGACCCGGAATACGCCCTCCACGAGCGCATGCGGTGGCTCGCCCAGGAGGAGCTCGGACGGGTGGACCTCATCCTCCACCTGCACCCCGCCCCCGACGGGCCCGCGCCCCCCTTCTGGCCCCTCACCGGGCTCCCCAGCCCGGGCGCCACGCCGGTCCTGACCGTGTATACCAAGGGCGACCTCGCCCCCGGGGCGGCGCCGGCGGGGGCCATCGTGGTGTCGGCGGAGACGGGCGAGGGCATCCCCGAACTGGTCGCCGCCGTCACGCCCTACCTGCCGGAGGGACCGTTTGCCTACCCGGCGGACGACCTTGGCACCCAGCCGCTCCGGTTCTTCGCCACCGAGTTCCTCCGGGAAGCCGCCTTCCAGCTGCTGGAAGACGAGGTCCCCTATGCCGTGGCCGCCCAGGTCGAGGAGTTCCGCGAGCACACGAAGCCAGTGTACATTCGTGTCTCGCTCCTGGTGGAGCGGGAATCCCAGAAAGGCATCGTGATCGGGGCAGGCGGCCGGACCCTCAAGGCGATCGGCCAGCACGCCCGTGCGCGCCTCGAGGACCTGCTCGGTGAGCAGGTGTACCTCGACTGCTGGGTCAAGGTGGCCCGCGACTGGCGCCGCAAGGCCCATCTCCTCACCGAGCTCGGCTTTCCCGAGCCCCGAGGGTGA